A genomic segment from Polyangium mundeleinium encodes:
- a CDS encoding protein kinase domain-containing protein, which translates to MLVIGETLGGRYDLVRLAGTGGMGEIYEAREHSTGKRLAVKVLRAGRDDAAARFERETAILSTSSHPHIVQYVARGVLPSGEPWLVMEWLEGEDLASRLGRGPLGIAEGVRLLRAAAEALGAMHARGVVHRDIKPGNLFLVGGRIEGLKVLDFGIAQLPGASRLTDTGLILGTPGYMAPEQARDREGVGAGADVFSLGAVLFECLTGQRAFPGATFLAVLSKTLFDEPPRLRQLVPRAPEGLEALVARMLSKHPEDRPADGRAVAAALSTSWLVDDAPTPERPRSAITGSERRTVVRRQIAEGPRLLLGKPTPYVGRERDLALALQLFDECVEDGVAHGVLVVAPPGMGKSRLAHELVRELRARTKPPSTLGGSARTSRAAPPNPPSIWNVRADPLRQSSALGLLGQALRGACGLREGQPLEARREALLARITERMGPAGRPVAEVLGEITSTPFPDAESAPLREARKNAQLLADRIQDAWLSFLQAECSAAPVLLLLDDLQWSDRPTVQLVDAALREGQRSPLFVLALARPEVHDVFPNLWSKRRLYELRLRKLGPKASEELVRHVLGDAAPEETVTRICALSDGNAFYLEELIRAAEEKQTTLPATVVSMVQSRLTQLDGPARHILRAASVFGETFWAGGVAALLGASLHASEMHEAFSRLVDGELVAKARESRFPGEEEFRFHHALLREGAYSMLLGEDRALGHLLAGEWLERHGEQEPTVLAEHFERGGDLERACHYHARAAERSFAHFDLDGVLVHVERGVSCGATGEVLLTLRSWQLMAHNFRGSFTEEVIRLAEEARAKARPGSSAWYRMTHVLCSHCMFTGQREYAITLAREIAATSPDTSARPVVMELLVIVVGGLAAVGEGSIARDMIDYLQRVEDRLEETDLLERCHAWQTRAWYLMVRDQDPWKSLVLFRKAAAGFTEVGDLRQKVFVENGATVMLFWMGQREASIEDARKTLALAQRVQDPLVRAYAQSTLQWALLEDAPHIEELKGLSRENIHVYPGPSLFSAFAHICLASTALHEGDLASAEAEARMARDNLTTMPSYRLLASSYLVTALLRQGRAAEAREIAEQDLGLLAGRGSTGIGESRFRLAVVEARWATGDTEAAREACIEARELLVTTAARIEDPKFRRSYSEDVPAHRRTLALAEELGLGEAP; encoded by the coding sequence ATGCTCGTGATCGGGGAGACCCTGGGGGGGCGGTACGATCTCGTGCGGCTCGCGGGGACTGGCGGAATGGGGGAGATCTACGAAGCGCGCGAGCACTCGACGGGCAAGCGGCTCGCCGTGAAGGTGCTCCGGGCCGGCCGGGACGATGCGGCCGCGCGCTTCGAGCGGGAGACGGCGATCCTGTCCACGTCGTCGCACCCGCATATCGTGCAGTACGTGGCGCGCGGGGTGCTGCCCTCGGGAGAGCCTTGGCTCGTGATGGAATGGCTCGAGGGGGAGGACCTCGCGAGCCGCCTCGGGCGGGGTCCGCTCGGCATCGCCGAGGGCGTTCGATTGCTCCGCGCCGCGGCCGAGGCGCTCGGCGCCATGCACGCGCGCGGCGTCGTCCATCGGGACATCAAGCCGGGCAACCTGTTCCTCGTCGGCGGGCGCATCGAGGGATTGAAGGTGCTCGATTTCGGCATTGCCCAGCTCCCCGGGGCCTCGCGGCTCACGGACACGGGGTTGATCCTCGGGACCCCCGGGTACATGGCCCCCGAGCAAGCGAGGGATCGCGAGGGGGTGGGCGCGGGGGCCGACGTCTTTTCGCTGGGCGCGGTCCTCTTCGAATGCCTGACCGGACAGCGCGCGTTTCCGGGGGCGACGTTCCTCGCCGTCCTGAGCAAGACGCTCTTCGACGAACCCCCGCGGCTGCGGCAGCTCGTCCCTCGGGCGCCGGAGGGGCTCGAAGCGCTCGTCGCGCGAATGCTTTCGAAACACCCGGAGGACCGGCCGGCGGATGGGCGGGCCGTCGCCGCGGCCCTCTCGACGTCGTGGCTCGTGGACGACGCCCCGACGCCGGAGCGCCCCCGGAGCGCGATCACCGGAAGCGAGCGGCGCACGGTCGTGCGGCGACAGATCGCGGAGGGCCCGCGTTTGCTCCTCGGAAAGCCGACGCCGTACGTGGGCCGGGAGCGCGACCTCGCGCTGGCCTTGCAGCTCTTCGACGAATGCGTGGAGGACGGTGTCGCGCACGGCGTGCTCGTCGTGGCGCCCCCGGGCATGGGCAAATCGCGCCTGGCCCACGAGCTCGTGCGGGAGCTCCGCGCGCGGACCAAGCCTCCTTCGACGCTTGGGGGCTCCGCTCGGACGAGCCGAGCTGCGCCCCCAAACCCCCCGTCGATCTGGAACGTGCGCGCCGATCCGCTCCGGCAAAGCTCGGCGCTCGGCCTCCTCGGGCAGGCCCTCCGCGGCGCGTGCGGGCTTCGCGAAGGTCAGCCGCTCGAAGCGCGGAGGGAGGCGCTGCTCGCGCGCATCACCGAGCGAATGGGCCCCGCGGGGCGACCCGTGGCCGAGGTGCTCGGCGAGATCACCTCCACGCCGTTTCCCGACGCGGAGAGCGCGCCGCTCCGCGAGGCGCGCAAGAACGCCCAGCTCCTCGCCGATCGCATCCAGGACGCCTGGCTCTCCTTCCTGCAAGCCGAATGCAGCGCGGCGCCGGTGCTGCTCTTGCTCGACGATCTGCAATGGAGCGATCGGCCGACGGTGCAGCTCGTGGACGCCGCGCTGCGGGAAGGCCAGCGCTCTCCGCTCTTCGTGCTCGCGCTGGCGAGGCCGGAGGTCCACGACGTCTTTCCGAACCTCTGGTCGAAGCGGCGCTTGTACGAGCTCCGGCTCCGCAAGCTCGGCCCGAAGGCGAGCGAAGAGCTCGTCCGGCACGTGCTCGGCGACGCGGCCCCCGAGGAGACCGTCACGCGGATCTGCGCCCTCTCCGACGGCAATGCGTTTTACCTGGAGGAGCTCATCCGCGCGGCGGAGGAGAAGCAGACCACGCTCCCGGCGACCGTGGTGTCGATGGTGCAATCGAGGCTCACGCAGCTCGACGGCCCGGCGCGGCATATCTTGCGGGCGGCGAGCGTCTTCGGGGAGACGTTCTGGGCCGGAGGCGTCGCGGCCTTGCTCGGCGCGAGCCTCCACGCGTCCGAGATGCACGAAGCGTTTTCGCGGCTCGTGGACGGCGAGCTCGTCGCAAAGGCGCGCGAAAGCCGGTTCCCCGGCGAGGAAGAATTCCGCTTTCACCACGCGCTGCTCCGCGAAGGCGCGTATTCGATGCTCCTCGGCGAGGATCGGGCGCTCGGCCACCTCCTCGCCGGAGAATGGCTCGAACGGCACGGCGAGCAGGAGCCGACGGTGCTGGCCGAGCATTTCGAGCGCGGCGGCGACCTCGAACGCGCCTGCCATTACCACGCCCGCGCGGCCGAGCGGTCGTTCGCGCATTTCGATCTGGATGGCGTCCTCGTTCATGTGGAGCGCGGGGTCTCGTGCGGGGCGACCGGCGAGGTGCTGCTCACGCTCCGGAGCTGGCAGCTCATGGCGCACAATTTCCGCGGGAGCTTCACGGAGGAGGTGATTCGCCTGGCCGAGGAGGCGCGGGCGAAGGCGAGGCCTGGCAGCTCCGCGTGGTACCGGATGACCCACGTCTTGTGCTCCCATTGCATGTTCACCGGCCAGCGGGAGTACGCCATCACGCTCGCGAGGGAGATCGCCGCGACCTCACCCGACACCTCGGCGCGCCCCGTCGTGATGGAGCTCCTCGTGATCGTCGTCGGGGGACTGGCCGCGGTCGGCGAGGGCTCGATTGCGCGCGACATGATCGACTACTTGCAGCGCGTGGAGGATCGTTTGGAGGAGACAGACCTCCTCGAGCGCTGCCATGCCTGGCAAACCCGAGCGTGGTACCTCATGGTGCGGGACCAGGATCCCTGGAAGAGCCTCGTCCTCTTCCGGAAGGCCGCCGCGGGCTTCACGGAGGTGGGGGACCTCCGGCAAAAGGTGTTCGTGGAGAATGGGGCCACGGTCATGCTGTTCTGGATGGGGCAGCGCGAGGCGAGCATCGAGGACGCACGAAAGACGCTGGCGCTCGCCCAGCGCGTGCAGGATCCGCTCGTGCGGGCGTACGCCCAAAGCACGCTCCAATGGGCCCTGCTCGAGGACGCCCCGCATATCGAGGAGCTGAAAGGCCTCTCGCGCGAGAACATCCACGTCTACCCCGGGCCCAGCCTGTTCTCGGCGTTCGCCCACATCTGCCTTGCGAGCACCGCGCTCCACGAGGGCGACCTCGCGAGCGCCGAAGCGGAGGCCCGCATGGCACGGGACAACCTGACGACGATGCCGAGTTATCGTCTGCTCGCGTCGTCGTACCTGGTCACGGCGCTCCTCCGGCAGGGGCGCGCGGCCGAGGCGCGTGAAATCGCCGAGCAGGACCTCGGGCTGCTCGCGGGGCGCGGGAGCACGGGCATCGGCGAGAGTCGATTTCGTCTGGCCGTGGTGGAGGCCCGGTGGGCCACGGGAGATACGGAGGCCGCGCGCGAGGCATGCATCGAGGCGAGGGAGCTGCTCGTCACGACGGCAGCGCGCATCGAGGATCCCAAATTCCGACGGAGCTATTCGGAGGACGTGCCGGCGCATCGGAGGACGCTCGCGCTCGCGGAGGAGCTCGGCCTCGGGGAGGCGCCTTGA
- the mgtA gene encoding magnesium-translocating P-type ATPase, translated as MNTDEGLSQAEASRRLALHGRNVLRGAKRRSAVVELLARFKNPLILLLLAACVVSAVTGDLGSSTIIMVIVVLSVVLDFVQEHRAGRAAEQLRKATRVHATVVRDGAAREVPTEEIVPGDVVLLAAGDLVPADGTLLEARDLFVNQALLTGEPYPVEKHPGPSADATNADGATAEVFMGTSVISGSGKAVITQTGSNTAVGKIGVALTRQPPPTAFELGTRNFGLLILRLAMWMVLFVLLVNLVRERTWLTSFMFAIALAVGLTPELLPMVVSVTLARGALRMSKKKVLVKRLSAIHDLGSMDVLCTDKTGTLTEARIRLEKHLDPQGRDSPRVLALAYLNSYFESGLRSPLDDAILRREPVDIGGWEKLDEVPFDFERRRISVLVRRNGDTRLVVKGAFEEILRLSTHYEGNGPDDVRPLDAAARRAFFERFEDLGREGYRVLGIAWKAEAADCRHVVIDDETELVFAGFAAFEDPPKESAGAALRALRDAGVSVVIVTGDNEHVATHVCQKLGVPVRGCLTGTELDELDVHALGARVESVNLFCRLNPTQKNRVILALKKRGRVVGYLGDGINDAPSLHSADVGISVDSAVDVAKEAADILLLERDLSVVAEGIFEGRRTLGNILKYILMGTSSNFGNMFSMAGASLFLPFLPMLPAQILLNNFLYDLSELPIPTDRVDEDFVARPHRWDMPFIRHFMLVIGPVSSIFDFAAFALLLYLFQGDERLFQTGWFVESLATQVLVIFVIRTQGSALRGRPSRALLGTSLLVVALALFLPFTSLGAKVGFAPLPPVFFVLLVPLVAAYLVTVEVVKRWFYRRFGWA; from the coding sequence TTGAACACGGACGAGGGGCTCTCGCAGGCCGAAGCGTCGAGGCGACTCGCCCTCCACGGGCGCAACGTGCTCCGCGGGGCCAAACGCCGCTCCGCCGTCGTGGAGCTCCTCGCGCGATTCAAGAACCCGCTCATTCTCCTTTTGCTCGCGGCGTGTGTCGTCTCGGCGGTGACGGGGGACCTCGGGAGCTCGACGATCATCATGGTCATCGTCGTGCTCAGCGTGGTGCTCGATTTCGTGCAGGAGCACCGCGCGGGCCGGGCGGCCGAGCAGCTGCGCAAAGCGACGCGGGTCCACGCGACCGTCGTGCGGGACGGCGCGGCGCGCGAAGTGCCCACCGAGGAGATCGTGCCCGGCGACGTCGTGCTCCTCGCAGCCGGGGACCTCGTCCCCGCCGATGGAACGTTGCTCGAAGCGCGCGACCTCTTCGTCAACCAGGCGCTCCTGACAGGCGAGCCTTATCCCGTGGAAAAACACCCCGGGCCGAGCGCGGACGCCACGAACGCGGACGGCGCCACGGCCGAGGTCTTCATGGGCACGTCCGTGATCAGCGGCAGCGGCAAGGCCGTGATCACGCAGACGGGGTCGAACACGGCGGTCGGCAAGATCGGCGTCGCGCTGACGAGACAGCCGCCGCCCACGGCCTTCGAGCTCGGCACGCGGAATTTCGGCCTGCTCATCCTGCGCCTGGCGATGTGGATGGTGCTGTTCGTGCTGCTCGTGAACCTCGTCCGCGAGCGCACGTGGCTCACGTCGTTCATGTTCGCGATTGCACTCGCGGTGGGCCTCACGCCGGAGCTGCTCCCCATGGTCGTCTCGGTGACCCTGGCGCGCGGCGCGCTGCGAATGTCGAAAAAGAAGGTGCTCGTCAAGCGGCTCTCGGCCATTCACGACCTCGGGAGCATGGACGTGCTCTGCACGGACAAGACGGGGACCCTGACCGAAGCGCGCATTCGCCTGGAAAAGCACCTCGACCCGCAGGGTCGCGACAGCCCGCGGGTGCTCGCGCTCGCCTATCTCAACAGCTATTTCGAGTCGGGCCTCCGGAGCCCGCTCGACGACGCGATCCTGCGGCGCGAGCCGGTCGACATCGGGGGCTGGGAGAAGCTCGACGAGGTGCCGTTCGATTTCGAGCGCCGGCGCATCTCGGTGCTGGTCCGGCGAAACGGAGACACGCGGCTCGTCGTGAAGGGCGCGTTCGAGGAGATCCTGCGGCTCTCGACGCATTACGAGGGGAACGGTCCCGACGACGTGCGTCCCCTCGACGCGGCGGCGCGGCGCGCGTTCTTCGAGCGATTCGAGGACCTCGGGCGGGAGGGATACCGCGTGCTCGGGATCGCCTGGAAGGCGGAGGCCGCCGATTGCCGGCACGTGGTCATCGACGACGAGACGGAGCTCGTCTTCGCGGGCTTCGCGGCCTTCGAGGATCCGCCGAAGGAGAGCGCGGGCGCGGCGCTCCGGGCGCTGCGCGACGCGGGCGTGTCCGTGGTGATCGTGACGGGGGACAACGAGCACGTGGCCACGCACGTGTGCCAAAAGCTCGGCGTTCCGGTGCGTGGTTGCCTGACGGGGACGGAGCTCGACGAGCTCGACGTGCACGCGCTCGGGGCGCGCGTGGAGAGCGTGAACCTGTTTTGCCGGCTGAACCCGACGCAAAAGAACCGGGTGATCCTCGCCTTGAAGAAACGAGGGCGGGTGGTCGGGTATCTCGGCGACGGGATCAACGACGCGCCGTCGTTGCATTCGGCGGACGTGGGGATCTCGGTCGACAGCGCGGTGGACGTGGCGAAGGAGGCGGCGGACATCCTGCTGCTCGAACGGGACCTCTCGGTGGTGGCGGAGGGGATCTTCGAGGGGCGTCGGACGCTCGGCAACATCCTCAAATACATCCTGATGGGGACGAGCTCGAACTTCGGCAACATGTTCAGCATGGCCGGCGCGTCGCTCTTCCTGCCCTTCCTGCCGATGTTGCCGGCGCAGATCCTCTTGAACAACTTTCTGTACGACCTCTCGGAGCTGCCCATCCCGACGGACCGGGTGGACGAGGACTTCGTGGCCCGCCCGCACCGGTGGGACATGCCGTTCATTCGTCACTTCATGCTGGTGATCGGGCCGGTGAGCTCGATCTTCGATTTTGCCGCGTTCGCGTTGCTCTTGTACTTGTTCCAAGGAGACGAGCGGCTGTTCCAGACGGGCTGGTTCGTCGAATCGCTGGCGACGCAGGTGCTCGTGATTTTCGTGATCCGGACGCAAGGCAGCGCGCTGCGGGGAAGGCCGAGCCGGGCGCTCCTCGGGACGAGCCTTTTGGTGGTGGCGCTGGCGTTGTTCCTTCCCTTCACATCGCTCGGGGCGAAGGTGGGCTTCGCGCCGCTGCCGCCGGTGTTTTTCGTGCTGCTGGTGCCGCTCGTGGCGGCGTATCTGGTGACCGTGGAGGTGGTGAAGCGGTGGTTTTATCGGCGGTTCGGGTGGGCTTGA
- a CDS encoding class I SAM-dependent methyltransferase, whose translation MPPLSTPRYDHIGQGYAHTRKEDPRLRDRILAALGPARTVVNVGAGAGSYEPRDRHVMAIEPSDVMAGQRPRELAPAIRATADSLPLRDGSVDAAMTVLSLHHWDEGREQGVREMRRVATGPVVIVTCDPEVSGAMWLMADYLPEVAALDHRTFPRPAQLAAWLGGRTEIVVMPIPRDTSDWTLMSFWAHPERVLDEGARNATSGFARMEPAVVHRVVTAVRRDLEDGTWDARHGHLRRLDEYDAGLRLVLNMPS comes from the coding sequence ATGCCCCCCCTTTCCACACCACGTTACGACCACATCGGCCAGGGCTACGCCCATACCCGCAAGGAAGACCCGCGCCTCCGTGATCGCATCCTGGCGGCGCTCGGCCCTGCACGGACCGTCGTCAATGTCGGCGCGGGGGCCGGGTCGTATGAGCCGCGCGACCGCCACGTGATGGCCATCGAGCCGAGTGATGTCATGGCCGGACAGCGCCCGCGCGAGCTCGCCCCCGCGATTCGGGCGACGGCCGATTCGCTGCCGCTGCGTGATGGCAGCGTCGACGCGGCCATGACCGTCTTGTCCCTCCACCACTGGGACGAAGGGCGGGAGCAGGGCGTCCGCGAGATGCGACGGGTCGCGACAGGGCCGGTCGTCATCGTCACCTGTGATCCGGAGGTGAGCGGCGCGATGTGGCTGATGGCCGATTATCTGCCCGAGGTCGCGGCGCTCGACCATCGGACCTTCCCCCGCCCCGCACAGCTCGCCGCCTGGCTCGGCGGCCGCACCGAGATCGTGGTGATGCCCATTCCTCGCGATACCTCCGACTGGACGTTGATGTCGTTCTGGGCGCATCCCGAGCGGGTGCTCGATGAGGGGGCGCGCAATGCCACCTCCGGTTTCGCCCGGATGGAACCCGCGGTCGTGCATCGCGTGGTGACCGCGGTGCGCCGCGATCTCGAAGACGGTACCTGGGACGCACGCCATGGCCACTTGCGAAGGCTCGACGAATACGACGCCGGCCTGCGGCTCGTGCTCAACATGCCTTCCTGA